From the genome of Aquila chrysaetos chrysaetos chromosome 12, bAquChr1.4, whole genome shotgun sequence, one region includes:
- the LOC115349341 gene encoding complement factor H-like isoform X1 — protein sequence MTLLSHTILFRLWMGCTTCKEIVCSPPRIPNGNFRPQEDNYIVGDIITIQCNPGYHFKTLTGKSTAECTKNGWVPDPGCVQKPCDYPAIENGKLSERLEYYKNYYFPMSFGQHADYHCIRGYTTPSGEYWVRMVCSERGWYPEPKCLKKCHVRQLENGYFSYGQKNVYKEGERVKYVCSDDYYTEHKDGQVTCTKDDWSPPPRCIRKKKCQNINIDNGYLTLGKKIFRLQEKVTYNCHTGFLTPEGQETGVIQCQENGWTPPPKCIKSCKTPPVDILNYHANKTMFMPEDIIEYACLEGYQAADNMPTGTTRCGINGEWNPTPQCLAIECEMLTLPNGDFSPKEGKYHSGDVVKFTCANNYIRVGPASTQCYYFGWFPSPPVCKVNARGCGPPPVITNGNMAGGSVEQYQHGDREHYECNVEFKLVGSKEIECVDGQWSSPPSCIEDKMPCGSPSSIPNVVLHQEDQTQFSHGDEVICGCKQGSGNSEEMKIKCLNGEWKPLPLCADPSPQCVLPVNVELVHNGHLPKPRRETRFHGVIHYICTSADKSIKQATCVSGKWSPEIECTAEESTCPPPPQLPGAQQITVGRNYKHGSKIAFSCLKNFQLIGVNEITCIEGKWQSPPYCVERPCLPPQPIECADVPRLENRNAKIKKEGKTIYLAGAIVKYVSRSGYVLDGPSEITCSMGNWTSAPTCLEMPCGSVPKVANAQIEGRNKEIYEPGETIRYQCDAGFLTVGSPEIICREGNWTAPPFCEDVSCGAAPEIPNAYITSAQQERYLPGARVQYECERNFQLMGGNYVTCTNGEWSQAPTCRDVTCEPPPEIAGGKVQGVKKSRYLPAESARYQCWQGFEMTGTATVTCRNGTWTVLPKCKGKGGKCGPPPVIENGDLLSFPMQEYRQGTTLEYKCPSLYVLEGSRYITCTDGQWTSPPVCLVACTASEEDMGRNNIELKWIIGRRKLYSRSGDFIEFRCKIGYLADPASSPFRAQCVEGTLEYPRCKPGKNCTVHARIMERNNIQLQSSSRLSSSTYRSGEYVFFECRWFHRQVSRPECFRAECLDGVIKYPSCE from the exons aaattgtATGCTCTCCTCCAAGAATTCCCAATGGGAACTTTAGACCTCAAGAAGACAACTACATCGTAGGTGATATAATCACAATACAGTGTAATCCTGGatatcattttaaaacattgacTGGCAAAAGCACAGCTGAATGCACCAAGAATGGCTGGGTGCCTGATCCGGGTTGTGTCC AGAAACCATGTGACTACCCAGCCATAGAAAATGGCAAGTTAAGTGAAAGACTGGAGTACTACAAAAACTATTACTTTCCGATGAGTTTTGGGCAGCATGCTGATTACCACTGCATTCGTGGTTATACAACCCCGAGTGGAGAATACTGGGTTCGAATGGTCTGTTCTGAAAGGGGCTGGTATCCAGAGCCAAAATGCCTCA aaaaatgtcacGTCAGACAGCTGGAAAATGGTTATTTCTCATATGGACAGAAGAATGTTTACAAGGAAGGTGAAAGAGTTAAATATGTCTGCAGTGATGACTACTATACTGAACATAAAGATGGGCAAGTCACGTGCACAAAGGATGACTGGTCACCTCCTCCAAGATGTATCCGTAAAA aaaaatgccagAATATCAATATTGACAATGGTTATTTGaccttgggaaagaaaatatttcgTTTACAGGAGAAGGTCACCTATAATTGTCATACTGGCTTTTTAACTCCAGAAGGACAAGAAACAGGAGTGATACAGTGTCAAGAGAATGGCTGGACTCCACCTCCAAAGTGCATCA AATCATGTAAAACACCTCCTGTGGACATTTTGAATTACCATGCAAATAAAACTATGTTCATGCCTGAAGATATAATCGAGTATGCATGTTTGGAGGGATATCAAGCTGCAGATAATATGCCAACTGGTACCACAAGGTGTGGCATAAATGGTGAATGGAATCCAACGCCCCAGTGTCTTG CAATAGAATGTGAAATGTTGACATTGCCCAATGGAGATTTTTCTCCCAAGGAGGGTAAATACCACAGTGGAGATGTTGTGAAATTTACCTGTGCAAACAATTACATAAGAGTGGGACCTGCCTCTACTCAGTGCTATTACTTTGGATGGTTTCCGTCACCACCAGTGTGTAAAG TGAACGCCAGAGGCTGTGGACCTCCACCTGTGATTACCAATGGAAATATGGCTGGTGGCTCTGTGGAACAGTATCAGCATGGGGACAGAGAGCACTATGAATGCAACGTTGAATTTAAATTGGTTGGATCAAAGGAAATAGAATGTGTTGATGGACAATGGTCGTCTCCTCCCTCTTGCATTG aagacaaaatgccatGTGGATCACCTTCCTCTATTCCGAATGTTGTTCTTCATCAGGAAGACCAGACCCAGTTTTCGCACGGTGATGAAGTGATTTGTGGATGTAAACAAGGCTCTGGCAATtctgaggaaatgaaaataaaatgtcttaatGGGGAATGGAAGCCTTTACCTCTTTGTGCCG atccaTCTCCTCAGTGTGTACTTCCAGTGAATGTTGAGCTTGTGCACAATGGTCATCTTCCCAAGCCAAGAAGGGAGACTAGGTTCCATGGAGTTATACATTATATATGTACATCAGCTGACAAAAGTATTAAACAGGCAACTTGTGTGTCTGGAAAATGGTCACCAGAGATTGAATGTACAG CTGAGGAGAGTACGTGCCCACCTCCACCTCAGCTGCCTGGTGCTCAACAGATAACAGTTGGAAGAAATTACAAGCATGGGagtaaaatagctttttcatgTCTGAAGAATTTCCAGCTCATCGGTGTGAATGAAATAACATGTATAGAAGGGAAATGGCAATCACCACCTTACTGTGTGG aaagacCATGTTTGCCACCACAACCCATAGAATGTGCTGATGTTCCCAGGCTGGAAAATCGAAAcgcaaaaattaaaaaagaagggaaaacaatttATCTGGCTGGTGCTATAGTTAAGTATGTTTCTCGTTCTGGATACGTCTTAGATGGACCATCGGAGATAACTTGTTCTATGGGAAACTGGACTTCAGCTCCTACATGCTTGG aaatgccatGTGGAAGTGTTCCAAAAGTTGCCAATGCTCAAATTGAAGGCAGAAACAAGGAAATCTATGAGCCTGGTGAAACAATTCGCTACCAGTGTGATGCAGGGTTCCTGACTGTTGGTTCCCCCGAAATtatttgcagagaaggaaattggACAGCACCGCCCTTCTGTGAAG ATGTTAGCTGTGGAGCCGCACCTGAAATTCCCAATGCTTATATTACAAGCGCTCAACAGGAGAGGTATCTGCCCGGTGCCAGAGTGCAGTATGAGTGTGAACGCAATTTTCAACTGATGGGTGGAAATTATGTCACTTGTACGAATGGAGAATGGTCACAAGCACCAACTTGCAGAG ACGTGACGTGTGAACCTCCTCCAGAAATTGCTGGTGGTAAAGTTCAAGGTGTTAAAAAGTCAAGGTATTTGCCTGCGGAGAGTGCTCGCTATCAgtgctggcaaggttttgagATGACTGGGACTGCCACCGTCACGTGTCGGAATGGGACGTGGACAGTGCTGCCAAAGTGCAAAg GGAAAGGTGGGAAATGTGGCCCGCCTCCAGTTATTGAAAACGGAgaccttctttccttccccatgCAAGAATATCGACAAGGTACAACTCTGGAGTACAAATGCCCAAGTCTCTATGTCCTGGAAGGATCTCGGTATATCACCTGTACTGATGGGCAGTGGACAAGCCCCCCGGTTTGCCTAG TGGCCTGTACAGCATCTGAAGAAGACATGGGCAGAAACAATATTGAGCTGAAATGGATCataggaagaagaaagctgTATTCCAGATCGGGTGACTTTATTGAATTCCGGTGTAAAATAGGATATTTGGCAGACCCAGCATCTTCTCCCTTCAGAGCACAGTGCGTGGAGGGGACATTAGAATATCCACGGTGCAAGCCAGGAA AGAACTGTACAGTGCACGCGAGGATTATGGAAAGGAACAACATTCAACTACAGTCATCAAGCCGGTTGAGCTCTTCCACCTATCGCTCTGGAGagtatgttttctttgaatGCAGATGGTTCCACCGTCAAGTTTCACGGCCTGAGTGTTTTAGAGCAGAATGCCTGGATGGAGTGATTAAGTATCCTTCATGTGAAT GA
- the LOC115349341 gene encoding complement factor H-like isoform X3: MLITTAFVVIQPRVENTGFEWSVLKGAGIQSQNASVKKCHVRQLENGYFSYGQKNVYKEGERVKYVCSDDYYTEHKDGQVTCTKDDWSPPPRCIRKKKCQNINIDNGYLTLGKKIFRLQEKVTYNCHTGFLTPEGQETGVIQCQENGWTPPPKCIKSCKTPPVDILNYHANKTMFMPEDIIEYACLEGYQAADNMPTGTTRCGINGEWNPTPQCLAIECEMLTLPNGDFSPKEGKYHSGDVVKFTCANNYIRVGPASTQCYYFGWFPSPPVCKVNARGCGPPPVITNGNMAGGSVEQYQHGDREHYECNVEFKLVGSKEIECVDGQWSSPPSCIEDKMPCGSPSSIPNVVLHQEDQTQFSHGDEVICGCKQGSGNSEEMKIKCLNGEWKPLPLCADPSPQCVLPVNVELVHNGHLPKPRRETRFHGVIHYICTSADKSIKQATCVSGKWSPEIECTAEESTCPPPPQLPGAQQITVGRNYKHGSKIAFSCLKNFQLIGVNEITCIEGKWQSPPYCVERPCLPPQPIECADVPRLENRNAKIKKEGKTIYLAGAIVKYVSRSGYVLDGPSEITCSMGNWTSAPTCLEMPCGSVPKVANAQIEGRNKEIYEPGETIRYQCDAGFLTVGSPEIICREGNWTAPPFCEDVSCGAAPEIPNAYITSAQQERYLPGARVQYECERNFQLMGGNYVTCTNGEWSQAPTCRDVTCEPPPEIAGGKVQGVKKSRYLPAESARYQCWQGFEMTGTATVTCRNGTWTVLPKCKGKGGKCGPPPVIENGDLLSFPMQEYRQGTTLEYKCPSLYVLEGSRYITCTDGQWTSPPVCLVACTASEEDMGRNNIELKWIIGRRKLYSRSGDFIEFRCKIGYLADPASSPFRAQCVEGTLEYPRCKPGKNCTVHARIMERNNIQLQSSSRLSSSTYRSGEYVFFECRWFHRQVSRPECFRAECLDGVIKYPSCE; encoded by the exons ATGCTGATTACCACTGCATTCGTGGTTATACAACCCCGAGTGGAGAATACTGGGTTCGAATGGTCTGTTCTGAAAGGGGCTGGTATCCAGAGCCAAAATGCCTCAGTAA aaaaatgtcacGTCAGACAGCTGGAAAATGGTTATTTCTCATATGGACAGAAGAATGTTTACAAGGAAGGTGAAAGAGTTAAATATGTCTGCAGTGATGACTACTATACTGAACATAAAGATGGGCAAGTCACGTGCACAAAGGATGACTGGTCACCTCCTCCAAGATGTATCCGTAAAA aaaaatgccagAATATCAATATTGACAATGGTTATTTGaccttgggaaagaaaatatttcgTTTACAGGAGAAGGTCACCTATAATTGTCATACTGGCTTTTTAACTCCAGAAGGACAAGAAACAGGAGTGATACAGTGTCAAGAGAATGGCTGGACTCCACCTCCAAAGTGCATCA AATCATGTAAAACACCTCCTGTGGACATTTTGAATTACCATGCAAATAAAACTATGTTCATGCCTGAAGATATAATCGAGTATGCATGTTTGGAGGGATATCAAGCTGCAGATAATATGCCAACTGGTACCACAAGGTGTGGCATAAATGGTGAATGGAATCCAACGCCCCAGTGTCTTG CAATAGAATGTGAAATGTTGACATTGCCCAATGGAGATTTTTCTCCCAAGGAGGGTAAATACCACAGTGGAGATGTTGTGAAATTTACCTGTGCAAACAATTACATAAGAGTGGGACCTGCCTCTACTCAGTGCTATTACTTTGGATGGTTTCCGTCACCACCAGTGTGTAAAG TGAACGCCAGAGGCTGTGGACCTCCACCTGTGATTACCAATGGAAATATGGCTGGTGGCTCTGTGGAACAGTATCAGCATGGGGACAGAGAGCACTATGAATGCAACGTTGAATTTAAATTGGTTGGATCAAAGGAAATAGAATGTGTTGATGGACAATGGTCGTCTCCTCCCTCTTGCATTG aagacaaaatgccatGTGGATCACCTTCCTCTATTCCGAATGTTGTTCTTCATCAGGAAGACCAGACCCAGTTTTCGCACGGTGATGAAGTGATTTGTGGATGTAAACAAGGCTCTGGCAATtctgaggaaatgaaaataaaatgtcttaatGGGGAATGGAAGCCTTTACCTCTTTGTGCCG atccaTCTCCTCAGTGTGTACTTCCAGTGAATGTTGAGCTTGTGCACAATGGTCATCTTCCCAAGCCAAGAAGGGAGACTAGGTTCCATGGAGTTATACATTATATATGTACATCAGCTGACAAAAGTATTAAACAGGCAACTTGTGTGTCTGGAAAATGGTCACCAGAGATTGAATGTACAG CTGAGGAGAGTACGTGCCCACCTCCACCTCAGCTGCCTGGTGCTCAACAGATAACAGTTGGAAGAAATTACAAGCATGGGagtaaaatagctttttcatgTCTGAAGAATTTCCAGCTCATCGGTGTGAATGAAATAACATGTATAGAAGGGAAATGGCAATCACCACCTTACTGTGTGG aaagacCATGTTTGCCACCACAACCCATAGAATGTGCTGATGTTCCCAGGCTGGAAAATCGAAAcgcaaaaattaaaaaagaagggaaaacaatttATCTGGCTGGTGCTATAGTTAAGTATGTTTCTCGTTCTGGATACGTCTTAGATGGACCATCGGAGATAACTTGTTCTATGGGAAACTGGACTTCAGCTCCTACATGCTTGG aaatgccatGTGGAAGTGTTCCAAAAGTTGCCAATGCTCAAATTGAAGGCAGAAACAAGGAAATCTATGAGCCTGGTGAAACAATTCGCTACCAGTGTGATGCAGGGTTCCTGACTGTTGGTTCCCCCGAAATtatttgcagagaaggaaattggACAGCACCGCCCTTCTGTGAAG ATGTTAGCTGTGGAGCCGCACCTGAAATTCCCAATGCTTATATTACAAGCGCTCAACAGGAGAGGTATCTGCCCGGTGCCAGAGTGCAGTATGAGTGTGAACGCAATTTTCAACTGATGGGTGGAAATTATGTCACTTGTACGAATGGAGAATGGTCACAAGCACCAACTTGCAGAG ACGTGACGTGTGAACCTCCTCCAGAAATTGCTGGTGGTAAAGTTCAAGGTGTTAAAAAGTCAAGGTATTTGCCTGCGGAGAGTGCTCGCTATCAgtgctggcaaggttttgagATGACTGGGACTGCCACCGTCACGTGTCGGAATGGGACGTGGACAGTGCTGCCAAAGTGCAAAg GGAAAGGTGGGAAATGTGGCCCGCCTCCAGTTATTGAAAACGGAgaccttctttccttccccatgCAAGAATATCGACAAGGTACAACTCTGGAGTACAAATGCCCAAGTCTCTATGTCCTGGAAGGATCTCGGTATATCACCTGTACTGATGGGCAGTGGACAAGCCCCCCGGTTTGCCTAG TGGCCTGTACAGCATCTGAAGAAGACATGGGCAGAAACAATATTGAGCTGAAATGGATCataggaagaagaaagctgTATTCCAGATCGGGTGACTTTATTGAATTCCGGTGTAAAATAGGATATTTGGCAGACCCAGCATCTTCTCCCTTCAGAGCACAGTGCGTGGAGGGGACATTAGAATATCCACGGTGCAAGCCAGGAA AGAACTGTACAGTGCACGCGAGGATTATGGAAAGGAACAACATTCAACTACAGTCATCAAGCCGGTTGAGCTCTTCCACCTATCGCTCTGGAGagtatgttttctttgaatGCAGATGGTTCCACCGTCAAGTTTCACGGCCTGAGTGTTTTAGAGCAGAATGCCTGGATGGAGTGATTAAGTATCCTTCATGTGAAT GA
- the LOC115349341 gene encoding complement factor H-like isoform X2, with amino-acid sequence MLITTAFVVIQPRVENTGFEWSVLKGAGIQSQNASKNVTSDSWKMVISHMDRRMFTRKVKELNMSAVMTTILNIKMGKSRAQRMTGHLLQDVSVKVKKCQNINIDNGYLTLGKKIFRLQEKVTYNCHTGFLTPEGQETGVIQCQENGWTPPPKCIKSCKTPPVDILNYHANKTMFMPEDIIEYACLEGYQAADNMPTGTTRCGINGEWNPTPQCLAIECEMLTLPNGDFSPKEGKYHSGDVVKFTCANNYIRVGPASTQCYYFGWFPSPPVCKVNARGCGPPPVITNGNMAGGSVEQYQHGDREHYECNVEFKLVGSKEIECVDGQWSSPPSCIEDKMPCGSPSSIPNVVLHQEDQTQFSHGDEVICGCKQGSGNSEEMKIKCLNGEWKPLPLCADPSPQCVLPVNVELVHNGHLPKPRRETRFHGVIHYICTSADKSIKQATCVSGKWSPEIECTAEESTCPPPPQLPGAQQITVGRNYKHGSKIAFSCLKNFQLIGVNEITCIEGKWQSPPYCVERPCLPPQPIECADVPRLENRNAKIKKEGKTIYLAGAIVKYVSRSGYVLDGPSEITCSMGNWTSAPTCLEMPCGSVPKVANAQIEGRNKEIYEPGETIRYQCDAGFLTVGSPEIICREGNWTAPPFCEDVSCGAAPEIPNAYITSAQQERYLPGARVQYECERNFQLMGGNYVTCTNGEWSQAPTCRDVTCEPPPEIAGGKVQGVKKSRYLPAESARYQCWQGFEMTGTATVTCRNGTWTVLPKCKGKGGKCGPPPVIENGDLLSFPMQEYRQGTTLEYKCPSLYVLEGSRYITCTDGQWTSPPVCLVACTASEEDMGRNNIELKWIIGRRKLYSRSGDFIEFRCKIGYLADPASSPFRAQCVEGTLEYPRCKPGKNCTVHARIMERNNIQLQSSSRLSSSTYRSGEYVFFECRWFHRQVSRPECFRAECLDGVIKYPSCE; translated from the exons ATGCTGATTACCACTGCATTCGTGGTTATACAACCCCGAGTGGAGAATACTGGGTTCGAATGGTCTGTTCTGAAAGGGGCTGGTATCCAGAGCCAAAATGCCTCA aaaaatgtcacGTCAGACAGCTGGAAAATGGTTATTTCTCATATGGACAGAAGAATGTTTACAAGGAAGGTGAAAGAGTTAAATATGTCTGCAGTGATGACTACTATACTGAACATAAAGATGGGCAAGTCACGTGCACAAAGGATGACTGGTCACCTCCTCCAAGATGTATCCGTAAAAGTAA aaaaatgccagAATATCAATATTGACAATGGTTATTTGaccttgggaaagaaaatatttcgTTTACAGGAGAAGGTCACCTATAATTGTCATACTGGCTTTTTAACTCCAGAAGGACAAGAAACAGGAGTGATACAGTGTCAAGAGAATGGCTGGACTCCACCTCCAAAGTGCATCA AATCATGTAAAACACCTCCTGTGGACATTTTGAATTACCATGCAAATAAAACTATGTTCATGCCTGAAGATATAATCGAGTATGCATGTTTGGAGGGATATCAAGCTGCAGATAATATGCCAACTGGTACCACAAGGTGTGGCATAAATGGTGAATGGAATCCAACGCCCCAGTGTCTTG CAATAGAATGTGAAATGTTGACATTGCCCAATGGAGATTTTTCTCCCAAGGAGGGTAAATACCACAGTGGAGATGTTGTGAAATTTACCTGTGCAAACAATTACATAAGAGTGGGACCTGCCTCTACTCAGTGCTATTACTTTGGATGGTTTCCGTCACCACCAGTGTGTAAAG TGAACGCCAGAGGCTGTGGACCTCCACCTGTGATTACCAATGGAAATATGGCTGGTGGCTCTGTGGAACAGTATCAGCATGGGGACAGAGAGCACTATGAATGCAACGTTGAATTTAAATTGGTTGGATCAAAGGAAATAGAATGTGTTGATGGACAATGGTCGTCTCCTCCCTCTTGCATTG aagacaaaatgccatGTGGATCACCTTCCTCTATTCCGAATGTTGTTCTTCATCAGGAAGACCAGACCCAGTTTTCGCACGGTGATGAAGTGATTTGTGGATGTAAACAAGGCTCTGGCAATtctgaggaaatgaaaataaaatgtcttaatGGGGAATGGAAGCCTTTACCTCTTTGTGCCG atccaTCTCCTCAGTGTGTACTTCCAGTGAATGTTGAGCTTGTGCACAATGGTCATCTTCCCAAGCCAAGAAGGGAGACTAGGTTCCATGGAGTTATACATTATATATGTACATCAGCTGACAAAAGTATTAAACAGGCAACTTGTGTGTCTGGAAAATGGTCACCAGAGATTGAATGTACAG CTGAGGAGAGTACGTGCCCACCTCCACCTCAGCTGCCTGGTGCTCAACAGATAACAGTTGGAAGAAATTACAAGCATGGGagtaaaatagctttttcatgTCTGAAGAATTTCCAGCTCATCGGTGTGAATGAAATAACATGTATAGAAGGGAAATGGCAATCACCACCTTACTGTGTGG aaagacCATGTTTGCCACCACAACCCATAGAATGTGCTGATGTTCCCAGGCTGGAAAATCGAAAcgcaaaaattaaaaaagaagggaaaacaatttATCTGGCTGGTGCTATAGTTAAGTATGTTTCTCGTTCTGGATACGTCTTAGATGGACCATCGGAGATAACTTGTTCTATGGGAAACTGGACTTCAGCTCCTACATGCTTGG aaatgccatGTGGAAGTGTTCCAAAAGTTGCCAATGCTCAAATTGAAGGCAGAAACAAGGAAATCTATGAGCCTGGTGAAACAATTCGCTACCAGTGTGATGCAGGGTTCCTGACTGTTGGTTCCCCCGAAATtatttgcagagaaggaaattggACAGCACCGCCCTTCTGTGAAG ATGTTAGCTGTGGAGCCGCACCTGAAATTCCCAATGCTTATATTACAAGCGCTCAACAGGAGAGGTATCTGCCCGGTGCCAGAGTGCAGTATGAGTGTGAACGCAATTTTCAACTGATGGGTGGAAATTATGTCACTTGTACGAATGGAGAATGGTCACAAGCACCAACTTGCAGAG ACGTGACGTGTGAACCTCCTCCAGAAATTGCTGGTGGTAAAGTTCAAGGTGTTAAAAAGTCAAGGTATTTGCCTGCGGAGAGTGCTCGCTATCAgtgctggcaaggttttgagATGACTGGGACTGCCACCGTCACGTGTCGGAATGGGACGTGGACAGTGCTGCCAAAGTGCAAAg GGAAAGGTGGGAAATGTGGCCCGCCTCCAGTTATTGAAAACGGAgaccttctttccttccccatgCAAGAATATCGACAAGGTACAACTCTGGAGTACAAATGCCCAAGTCTCTATGTCCTGGAAGGATCTCGGTATATCACCTGTACTGATGGGCAGTGGACAAGCCCCCCGGTTTGCCTAG TGGCCTGTACAGCATCTGAAGAAGACATGGGCAGAAACAATATTGAGCTGAAATGGATCataggaagaagaaagctgTATTCCAGATCGGGTGACTTTATTGAATTCCGGTGTAAAATAGGATATTTGGCAGACCCAGCATCTTCTCCCTTCAGAGCACAGTGCGTGGAGGGGACATTAGAATATCCACGGTGCAAGCCAGGAA AGAACTGTACAGTGCACGCGAGGATTATGGAAAGGAACAACATTCAACTACAGTCATCAAGCCGGTTGAGCTCTTCCACCTATCGCTCTGGAGagtatgttttctttgaatGCAGATGGTTCCACCGTCAAGTTTCACGGCCTGAGTGTTTTAGAGCAGAATGCCTGGATGGAGTGATTAAGTATCCTTCATGTGAAT GA